The Polaribacter tangerinus genome has a segment encoding these proteins:
- a CDS encoding SusC/RagA family TonB-linked outer membrane protein gives MKNFKLLLIGLLLSTSFTMFAQQTVKGVVKEKSSGEALPGVSVMIKGTNKGTETDFDGNFTIEKVASGDTLVFRYLGYANKEIVLTTDFNLVVSLEASTEQLDEIVIVGYGTTTVKDATGSVEAITAKEFTKGNIVTPENLLSGRVAGVNINTSGAPGSGSEIRIRGGSSLNASNNPLIVIDGLPMSGTAGGSRGVLASINPNDIESFSVLKDASATSIYGSRGANGVIIITTKKGRTDYSLDYDYQMGFGEVVDRVSVFNGNDFRNLVSQRRPSDVGLLGSANTNWQDEILQKSVSTQHNLTARGQIFNRIPTRLSVGFSSIEGNILTSQYDRATVSLSMNPSFFDDHLKINLNYNRAFEDNRFADAGQVGAALRYDPTQPVRDASSPFGGFYQHITRDANGVIVQNGTRNPVAALLQNNNVSDVFRHYGNLNIDYKFHFLPELKATLNVGFDKSVGEGTSFNPLNSPASYTDLFVGNDSAYRNEVLNESLDGYLNYVNTFGKTKLDAMVGYSYQTFNGNGNSTGNRRNFNDQGATSYVNTPVVLIGFLARTNITFNEKYLLTLNYRRDGTSRFGPQNRWGNFGGAALAWRVSDEDFLKDNEVISELKLRAS, from the coding sequence ATGAAAAATTTTAAATTATTGTTGATTGGACTTCTTTTAAGTACCTCTTTTACAATGTTTGCTCAACAAACAGTAAAAGGAGTCGTAAAAGAAAAATCATCTGGTGAAGCTTTACCAGGTGTAAGTGTTATGATTAAAGGTACTAATAAAGGTACCGAAACTGATTTTGATGGTAATTTTACCATCGAAAAAGTAGCATCGGGCGATACCTTAGTTTTTAGGTATTTAGGATATGCTAACAAAGAAATAGTACTAACTACAGACTTTAATTTGGTAGTGAGTTTAGAAGCTTCTACAGAGCAATTAGATGAAATTGTTATTGTAGGTTATGGTACAACTACCGTTAAAGATGCCACAGGATCTGTTGAGGCAATTACTGCAAAAGAATTTACTAAGGGTAATATTGTTACCCCAGAAAATTTATTAAGCGGTCGTGTTGCTGGTGTTAACATTAATACAAGTGGTGCACCTGGTTCTGGTTCTGAAATTAGAATTCGTGGGGGCTCTTCTTTAAATGCATCTAACAATCCTTTAATTGTTATAGATGGTTTACCAATGTCTGGCACTGCAGGTGGTTCTAGAGGTGTTTTAGCTAGTATAAACCCAAACGACATTGAATCTTTTTCTGTTCTAAAAGATGCTTCTGCAACCTCAATTTATGGTTCTAGAGGAGCAAATGGTGTTATTATTATTACCACCAAAAAAGGTAGAACAGATTATAGCTTAGACTACGACTACCAAATGGGTTTTGGAGAAGTAGTAGATAGAGTTAGTGTTTTTAACGGAAACGACTTTAGAAATTTAGTTTCTCAAAGAAGACCTAGTGATGTTGGTTTATTAGGCTCTGCAAACACAAACTGGCAAGATGAGATATTGCAAAAATCTGTTTCTACGCAACACAATTTAACTGCAAGAGGGCAAATTTTTAACAGAATACCCACAAGATTATCTGTAGGTTTTTCTTCTATTGAAGGAAACATATTAACCTCTCAATACGATAGAGCAACTGTATCGCTTTCTATGAATCCATCTTTTTTTGATGATCATTTAAAAATAAATCTTAACTACAACAGGGCTTTTGAAGATAACAGATTTGCTGATGCTGGTCAGGTTGGTGCAGCTCTAAGATACGACCCAACACAACCAGTTAGAGATGCCTCTTCTCCTTTTGGTGGCTTTTACCAACATATTACTAGAGATGCTAATGGGGTAATTGTACAAAACGGAACAAGAAATCCTGTTGCGGCACTGCTACAAAACAATAATGTTTCTGATGTTTTTAGACATTACGGAAACTTAAATATCGACTATAAATTTCACTTTTTACCAGAATTAAAAGCAACATTAAATGTTGGTTTCGATAAATCTGTAGGTGAGGGAACAAGTTTTAACCCATTAAATAGCCCAGCAAGTTATACCGATTTATTTGTAGGAAATGATTCTGCATACAGAAATGAAGTATTAAACGAATCTTTAGACGGGTACTTAAACTATGTGAACACCTTTGGCAAAACAAAGTTAGATGCCATGGTTGGGTATTCTTACCAAACTTTTAATGGTAATGGAAACAGTACCGGAAACAGAAGAAACTTTAACGACCAAGGTGCAACTTCTTACGTTAATACACCGGTTGTTCTTATAGGTTTTTTAGCTAGAACAAACATTACTTTTAACGAAAAATACCTGCTAACTCTTAACTATAGAAGAGATGGAACTTCTAGATTTGGACCTCAAAATAGATGGGGAAACTTTGGTGGTGCCGCATTGGCTTGGAGAGTTAGTGATGAAGACTTCTTAAAAGACAACGAAGTAATATCTGAGCTTAAACTTCGTGCCTCATAA
- a CDS encoding LacI family DNA-binding transcriptional regulator, producing MKQKITIKTIAKELGVSTSTVSKALKDSHEISKETKDKIQAFANHYNYKPNNLALQLRNQKTKLIGVILPKIVHHFFSTVIKGIEEGANKKGYNIMVCFSNESYQKEVETLKVLSNGSVDGLIVSIASETLKNKDFNHFKDLVNEEIPLVLFDRVVPEIRCDKVVVDDVGAGFKATKYLLNQGCKKIALITTPEHVNVGALRRKGYERALKENGFEIDTSVIVEVDESIDVKEQIRTVIKEGVDGVFAVNEIYAAKSIRIAKEKGLQIPNEISIIGFTDGQISAYASPSITTIAQHGLTMGRQVIEMLIERIEKDSEEYKPKTIVISSDLKLRESTKN from the coding sequence ATGAAGCAAAAAATTACGATAAAGACAATAGCAAAAGAATTGGGGGTTTCAACGTCTACAGTTTCTAAGGCTTTAAAGGATAGTCATGAAATTAGTAAAGAAACAAAAGATAAAATTCAGGCTTTTGCAAATCATTATAATTACAAGCCTAATAATTTGGCACTTCAGTTAAGAAATCAGAAAACAAAGTTAATTGGAGTTATTTTACCAAAAATTGTACATCATTTTTTTTCTACTGTTATAAAAGGCATCGAAGAAGGAGCCAACAAAAAAGGGTATAATATTATGGTATGTTTCTCGAATGAGTCATATCAAAAAGAGGTAGAAACCCTAAAAGTGTTATCGAATGGTAGCGTTGATGGTTTAATTGTATCCATAGCTAGTGAAACCTTAAAAAATAAAGATTTTAATCATTTTAAAGATTTGGTAAATGAAGAAATACCTTTGGTTTTATTTGATAGAGTTGTGCCAGAAATTAGATGCGATAAAGTTGTGGTGGATGATGTTGGTGCTGGTTTTAAAGCCACAAAATATCTTCTAAATCAAGGGTGTAAAAAAATTGCGTTAATTACAACGCCAGAGCATGTAAATGTGGGAGCTTTAAGAAGAAAAGGCTATGAAAGAGCATTAAAAGAGAATGGTTTTGAAATAGATACCAGTGTTATTGTTGAAGTTGATGAATCTATTGATGTTAAGGAGCAAATACGAACAGTAATAAAAGAAGGTGTAGACGGAGTGTTTGCGGTAAATGAAATTTATGCAGCAAAATCTATTCGAATAGCAAAAGAAAAGGGATTGCAAATACCTAATGAGATTTCTATAATTGGGTTTACAGATGGTCAAATATCTGCCTATGCATCTCCATCAATTACTACTATTGCACAACATGGTTTAACCATGGGAAGGCAAGTTATAGAAATGCTTATCGAGAGAATAGAAAAAGATTCAGAAGAATATAAGCCTAAAACTATTGTAATTTCTAGTGATTTAAAGTTACGAGAATCTACCAAAAATTAA
- a CDS encoding MFS transporter — MEKRTLNFWQIWNMSFGFLGIQFGFALQGGFMSRIFQDLGAAKDDIPLLWIAAPLTGLLVQPIIGYMSDRTWSPKWGRRRPYFLIGAILSSLALFLVPHSSVLWVAAGFLWILDASINISMEPFRALVADKLPESQRSYGFVVQTLIIGIGTWVASNLPWMVSKLGISNSGEPGVVSMSVKVAFAIGALVFLLSILYTVFTTDEYPPEDMKAFEEEKLEKNNFIKDIVDNIGSMPLTMKKLGLVQFFSWFAFFTMWSLANPALTEHVFKTPAPQETAYNMADSVQAEAYKIANTKFQESSNSVGSAMGIYGLSSMAFALLLTFYTSKRTINRKFVHFFSLFLGGVGFLLMNYASPENLKYCFVLIGFAWGSILSMPYAMLSSSVDPKKMGVIMGIFNMFIVIPQIIAALGGINYVSSLLGEEAIHAMTIAGISLIIAGFCNLLITNKNAISYQAEN, encoded by the coding sequence ATGGAAAAGCGTACATTAAATTTCTGGCAAATTTGGAACATGAGTTTCGGGTTTCTAGGGATACAATTCGGATTTGCCCTTCAGGGCGGATTTATGTCAAGAATTTTTCAAGATCTTGGAGCAGCAAAAGATGATATTCCGTTGCTTTGGATAGCCGCACCTTTAACAGGATTGCTTGTACAACCCATAATTGGTTATATGAGTGATAGAACTTGGAGCCCTAAATGGGGTAGAAGGAGACCTTATTTTTTAATAGGAGCAATCTTAAGCTCATTAGCATTATTTTTAGTTCCTCACTCTTCAGTTTTATGGGTGGCAGCTGGCTTTCTTTGGATTTTAGATGCCTCCATTAATATTTCTATGGAACCATTTCGAGCTTTGGTAGCAGATAAGCTTCCAGAATCTCAGAGATCTTATGGTTTTGTTGTTCAAACTTTAATTATTGGTATTGGAACATGGGTAGCAAGTAATTTACCCTGGATGGTTTCTAAATTAGGTATTAGTAATTCAGGCGAACCCGGAGTGGTTTCTATGTCTGTAAAAGTGGCTTTTGCTATTGGTGCACTTGTATTTTTATTGAGCATACTTTATACTGTTTTTACAACAGATGAATATCCGCCAGAAGATATGAAGGCTTTTGAGGAGGAGAAGCTCGAAAAAAACAATTTCATAAAAGATATTGTAGATAATATTGGTAGCATGCCATTAACAATGAAAAAGCTTGGTTTGGTCCAATTTTTCTCATGGTTTGCTTTTTTTACAATGTGGTCTTTGGCAAACCCCGCTTTAACAGAGCATGTCTTTAAAACTCCTGCACCTCAAGAAACAGCCTATAACATGGCAGATTCGGTTCAGGCAGAAGCCTATAAAATAGCAAATACAAAGTTTCAAGAATCTTCTAATTCAGTAGGTTCTGCTATGGGAATTTACGGATTATCTTCTATGGCATTTGCACTATTATTAACCTTTTACACATCTAAACGAACCATAAACAGAAAGTTTGTACATTTTTTCTCATTGTTTCTTGGGGGTGTTGGTTTTTTATTGATGAATTATGCATCACCAGAAAACCTAAAATACTGTTTTGTACTGATAGGTTTTGCTTGGGGTAGTATTTTATCTATGCCATATGCAATGTTATCTAGCTCGGTAGATCCGAAAAAAATGGGCGTAATCATGGGAATTTTTAACATGTTTATTGTTATACCTCAAATTATAGCAGCCCTTGGTGGTATTAACTATGTATCTAGCCTTTTGGGTGAAGAAGCTATTCATGCCATGACAATTGCTGGAATTAGTTTAATAATTGCTGGTTTTTGTAACTTATTAATTACCAATAAAAATGCAATCAGTTATCAAGCAGAAAATTAA
- the pgmB gene encoding beta-phosphoglucomutase yields the protein MNTKGFIFDLDGVIVDTAKYHYLAWKKLANHLGFEFTETHNELFKGVSRKRCLEILLDIGSVNATKEQFDTWMVEKNIDYLKYIEKMDASEILPDVPKILEFLKKNKLPIALGSASKNAQPILEKVGLLHYFDAIVDGNNVTKAKPDPEVFLLAAKQLGVKPENCIVFEDAVAGIEAANNANMTSVGIGDAQILNEAKFNFKNFTKIDINFLTRLIHA from the coding sequence ATGAATACAAAAGGATTTATATTCGATTTAGACGGAGTTATTGTAGATACAGCTAAATATCATTATTTAGCGTGGAAAAAATTAGCCAATCATTTAGGTTTTGAGTTTACAGAAACTCATAACGAATTGTTTAAAGGAGTTAGTAGAAAACGCTGCTTAGAAATTTTATTAGATATAGGTAGTGTAAACGCAACTAAAGAACAGTTTGATACTTGGATGGTTGAAAAAAATATTGACTATTTAAAGTATATTGAAAAAATGGACGCCTCAGAAATTTTACCTGACGTTCCAAAAATATTAGAGTTTTTAAAGAAAAATAAACTTCCTATTGCACTAGGGTCTGCAAGTAAAAATGCGCAACCTATTTTAGAAAAAGTTGGATTGTTACATTATTTTGATGCAATTGTAGACGGTAATAATGTTACAAAAGCAAAACCAGACCCAGAAGTTTTTTTATTGGCAGCCAAACAACTAGGTGTAAAGCCAGAAAATTGTATTGTATTTGAAGATGCAGTAGCAGGAATAGAAGCAGCCAATAATGCAAATATGACAAGTGTAGGAATTGGAGATGCCCAAATATTAAATGAGGCAAAATTTAATTTTAAAAACTTTACAAAAATAGATATCAACTTCTTAACTAGGTTGATACATGCATAA